In one window of Rhodanobacter sp. FDAARGOS 1247 DNA:
- a CDS encoding type II secretion system F family protein: MSLLPVAIVVFLAVAAIGYLAARSSTVFWGRYQEAFTEQARFNLADMFMFMDERNLFRLNAVAMVLVPLLVWFLSGNPLLAIVTLVLILVLPKKIYRWLRQRRINQIQQQLPDGLMMVAGSMRAGLGFTPALESLARDVEPPLAQEFALLLREQRMGVKLEEALEHFNDRVPIQDVTLFVSAVGISREVGGNLAESMASLADTLRRRLIMEGKVNSLTAQGRLQGIVMAMMPVGLIGFLSFAYPDTMHEMYHSYVGWAVIAVAAVMEYLGYRMCRKITSIDI, encoded by the coding sequence ATGAGCCTGCTTCCCGTCGCGATCGTGGTGTTTCTCGCCGTCGCCGCGATCGGCTACCTGGCGGCGCGCAGTTCGACGGTGTTCTGGGGGCGCTACCAAGAAGCGTTCACCGAGCAGGCGCGTTTCAATCTCGCCGACATGTTCATGTTCATGGACGAGCGGAACCTGTTCCGCCTCAACGCCGTGGCGATGGTGCTGGTGCCCCTGCTGGTGTGGTTCCTCAGTGGCAACCCGCTGCTGGCCATCGTGACCCTGGTGCTGATCCTGGTGCTGCCGAAGAAGATCTACCGGTGGCTGCGCCAGCGACGCATCAACCAGATCCAGCAACAGCTGCCGGACGGGCTGATGATGGTGGCCGGCAGCATGCGTGCGGGGCTGGGTTTCACCCCGGCGCTGGAAAGCCTGGCGCGCGACGTCGAGCCGCCGCTGGCGCAGGAGTTCGCGCTGCTGCTGCGCGAGCAGCGCATGGGCGTGAAGCTGGAAGAGGCGCTGGAACATTTCAACGACCGCGTGCCGATCCAGGACGTGACCCTGTTCGTCTCCGCCGTGGGCATTTCCCGCGAGGTGGGCGGCAACCTGGCCGAGAGCATGGCCTCGCTGGCCGACACCTTGCGGCGCCGGCTGATCATGGAAGGCAAGGTGAATTCGCTGACCGCCCAGGGCCGCCTGCAAGGCATCGTGATGGCGATGATGCCGGTCGGCCTGATCGGCTTCCTCAGCTTCGCCTATCCCGACACGATGCACGAGATGTACCACTCCTACGTGGGCTGGGCGGTGATCGCGGTGGCCGCGGTGATGGAGTACCTGGGCTATCGCATGTGCCGCAAGATCACGAGCATCGACATATGA
- a CDS encoding type II secretion system F family protein, whose product MSPVVILLAVAIGGGVGFAFWGIYGLMREVPVADRNFQDPLPFGLRLIWPLVNAATHVLAPKLGADKLEQAHRQLQTAGQDFVLSPEQLYGLRVVGAGLVAAFFWLLLGMLDRHGYLLYGTAMLFGAAAGWFYPSLWLGERRSKRRRLVIKDLPVYLDFITMAVEAGLNITGGIEQATQKGPAGPLRQEFTRLLRDIRSGLPRAEALKRMSERMEMSQISSFTGTLIQADRVGASLGATLRAQAGQRREERFLRAEKLALEAPVKMMLPLVLFFFPLIFLVLGYFIYLRMRQEGIF is encoded by the coding sequence ATGAGCCCGGTCGTCATCCTGCTTGCGGTGGCCATCGGCGGTGGCGTCGGCTTCGCCTTCTGGGGCATCTACGGGCTGATGCGCGAGGTGCCCGTGGCCGATCGCAACTTCCAGGACCCGCTGCCGTTCGGCTTGCGCCTGATCTGGCCGCTGGTCAACGCCGCCACCCACGTGCTGGCGCCGAAGCTGGGCGCGGACAAGCTGGAACAGGCGCACCGGCAACTGCAGACCGCGGGCCAGGATTTCGTGTTGAGCCCGGAGCAGCTCTACGGATTGCGCGTGGTGGGCGCCGGCCTCGTGGCGGCGTTCTTCTGGCTGCTGCTGGGCATGCTCGACCGGCACGGCTACCTGCTCTACGGCACGGCGATGCTGTTCGGCGCCGCCGCCGGCTGGTTCTACCCCAGCCTGTGGCTGGGCGAGCGGCGCAGCAAGCGCCGCCGCCTGGTGATCAAGGACCTGCCGGTGTACCTGGACTTCATCACCATGGCGGTGGAGGCGGGGCTGAACATCACCGGCGGCATCGAGCAGGCCACCCAGAAGGGCCCGGCCGGTCCGCTGCGGCAGGAGTTCACCCGCCTGCTGCGCGACATCCGTTCGGGTCTGCCCCGCGCCGAGGCGCTGAAGCGGATGTCCGAACGGATGGAGATGTCGCAGATCTCCAGTTTCACCGGCACCCTGATCCAGGCCGACCGGGTCGGCGCCAGCCTGGGCGCCACGCTGCGGGCGCAGGCCGGGCAGCGCCGCGAGGAGCGTTTCCTGCGCGCCGAGAAACTCGCGCTGGAGGCGCCGGTGAAGATGATGCTGCCGCTGGTGCTGTTCTTCTTCCCGCTGATCTTCCTGGTGCTGGGCTACTTCATCTACCTGCGCATGCGCCAGGAGGGCATCTTTTGA
- a CDS encoding DUF192 domain-containing protein gives MILRDGQPIVPQAWRADRPWSRLRGLLGRPPLHGGAAQALWLTPCGGVHTFGMGYPLDIVFLDRDGRVLECCESLPPWRTCLRSDAWQTVELAPGGIAALSPARGEEWTWQAH, from the coding sequence GTGATTCTTCGCGATGGCCAGCCGATCGTGCCGCAGGCGTGGCGCGCCGATCGTCCATGGAGTCGCCTGCGCGGCCTGCTGGGGCGACCGCCACTGCACGGCGGCGCGGCGCAGGCGCTGTGGCTCACGCCCTGCGGCGGCGTGCACACGTTTGGCATGGGCTATCCGCTGGACATCGTTTTCCTGGACCGGGACGGGCGCGTGCTGGAGTGCTGCGAAAGCCTGCCGCCGTGGCGCACCTGCCTGCGCTCCGACGCCTGGCAGACGGTGGAGCTGGCGCCGGGCGGCATCGCCGCGCTTTCGCCCGCACGCGGCGAGGAGTGGACATGGCAGGCACACTGA
- a CDS encoding tetratricopeptide repeat protein produces the protein MAGTLKIRIACVVMLLALAGCAASPTQRLVKTVAQQQRAEQAYRGGHPEQALADYQALVQQLPQNADFWFRLGNVYVRLQRPDDAVDAYQHVLRIEPGHAKAWHNLGIVRLRQAEAAFAQGAQHAAGIDAGLQRDSAAMEHGIAALVGVAPDKPASSASAPPPPAAGRRP, from the coding sequence ATGGCAGGCACACTGAAAATCCGCATCGCATGCGTGGTCATGCTGCTGGCGCTGGCTGGCTGCGCCGCGTCGCCCACGCAGCGCCTGGTGAAGACCGTCGCCCAGCAGCAGCGGGCCGAACAGGCGTACCGCGGCGGCCATCCCGAACAGGCGCTGGCCGACTACCAGGCGCTGGTGCAGCAGCTGCCGCAGAACGCGGACTTCTGGTTCCGCCTCGGCAACGTCTACGTGCGGTTGCAGCGTCCCGACGATGCGGTCGACGCCTACCAGCACGTGCTGCGCATCGAGCCCGGCCACGCCAAGGCGTGGCACAACCTGGGCATCGTGCGGCTGCGCCAGGCCGAGGCCGCGTTTGCGCAGGGCGCGCAGCATGCGGCCGGCATCGACGCCGGCCTGCAGCGGGACAGCGCGGCGATGGAGCATGGCATTGCCGCGCTCGTTGGAGTCGCGCCGGACAAGCCGGCGTCCTCCGCCTCGGCGCCCCCGCCACCAGCTGCCGGACGGCGGCCATGA
- a CDS encoding TadE/TadG family type IV pilus assembly protein, with amino-acid sequence MNLGGRQRGQAVVETCVVILVFGVFLLGILQAILFYRVKTTVDYAALEAARNGATHNAKMSAMRVGLARGLMPLYAHKVGNGEATKAYAEAFVAANNPLVSEIKVISPTKAAFADWKERQFDGVEAIPNDSLAFRAKSPGGRSGLTVQDANVLKIRVVYGYKMIVPVIDKLVIAIFRESFYKGLSAREIAMLESGRLPIVSQAMVRMQTPIRDAGVLP; translated from the coding sequence ATGAACCTGGGCGGACGGCAACGCGGCCAGGCCGTGGTCGAGACCTGCGTGGTGATCCTGGTGTTCGGCGTGTTCCTGCTGGGCATCCTGCAGGCGATCCTGTTCTACCGGGTCAAGACCACGGTCGACTACGCCGCGCTGGAAGCCGCCCGCAACGGCGCCACCCACAACGCGAAGATGAGCGCGATGCGGGTCGGCTTGGCGCGCGGCCTGATGCCGCTGTACGCGCACAAGGTCGGCAACGGCGAGGCGACCAAGGCCTACGCCGAGGCCTTCGTGGCCGCCAACAACCCGCTGGTCAGCGAGATCAAGGTGATCAGCCCGACCAAGGCCGCCTTCGCCGACTGGAAGGAGCGGCAGTTCGACGGCGTCGAGGCGATTCCCAACGACAGCCTGGCATTTCGCGCGAAGTCCCCCGGCGGCCGCAGCGGGCTCACCGTGCAGGACGCGAACGTGCTGAAGATCCGCGTGGTGTACGGCTACAAGATGATCGTGCCGGTGATCGACAAGCTGGTGATCGCGATCTTCCGCGAGTCGTTCTACAAGGGCCTGAGTGCCCGGGAAATCGCCATGCTGGAAAGCGGCCGCCTGCCGATCGTGAGCCAGGCGATGGTGCGCATGCAGACGCCGATCCGCGACGCGGGCGTGCTGCCATGA
- the dinB gene encoding DNA polymerase IV has product MSSPRKILHVDMDAFYASVEQRDDPSLRGKPVAVAWRGARSVVCAASYEARVFGVRSAMPAVSAERLCPQLVFVPPDFVRYKAVSRQIREIFARHTDLIEPLSLDEAYLDVTATKTGLPSATATAEAIRAAIREETQLTASAGVAPNKFLAKIASDFRKPDGLFVVRPHQVEAFLAPLKVGRLPGVGKVMEAKLAALQIVTVADLRTLALTELEQRFGRWGRRLHELSLGIDEHPVQPDRPTLQISAEDTFEHDLTLDDLEPHIRQLAAKAWAGYQRERERVARTVVLKLKTSDFRTLTRSLTPSTRPLSADELGDIACALRERVERPADSRYRLVGVGLSGFVDRDSYQAQSDLFA; this is encoded by the coding sequence ATGTCTTCGCCACGCAAGATCCTGCACGTCGACATGGACGCGTTCTACGCGTCGGTCGAGCAGCGCGACGATCCCTCGCTGCGCGGCAAGCCGGTGGCGGTGGCCTGGCGTGGCGCCCGCTCGGTGGTCTGCGCGGCCAGCTACGAGGCACGCGTGTTCGGCGTGCGCTCGGCGATGCCGGCGGTCAGCGCCGAACGACTGTGCCCGCAGCTGGTCTTCGTGCCGCCGGACTTCGTGCGCTACAAGGCGGTGTCGCGGCAGATCCGCGAGATCTTCGCGCGGCACACCGACCTGATCGAACCGCTGTCGCTGGACGAGGCCTATCTCGACGTCACCGCAACGAAAACCGGCCTGCCCTCGGCCACCGCCACGGCGGAGGCGATCCGGGCGGCGATCCGCGAGGAGACGCAATTGACCGCCTCGGCCGGCGTGGCGCCCAACAAGTTCCTGGCCAAGATCGCCTCGGACTTCCGCAAGCCCGATGGCCTGTTCGTGGTGCGACCGCACCAGGTCGAGGCCTTCCTCGCCCCGCTGAAAGTGGGCCGCCTGCCCGGTGTGGGCAAGGTGATGGAGGCGAAGCTGGCGGCGCTGCAGATCGTCACCGTGGCCGACCTGCGCACGCTGGCGCTGACCGAACTGGAACAGCGCTTCGGTCGCTGGGGCCGGCGCCTGCACGAGTTGTCGCTGGGCATCGACGAGCACCCGGTGCAGCCGGATCGTCCCACCTTGCAGATCTCCGCCGAAGACACCTTCGAGCACGACCTCACCCTGGACGATCTCGAACCGCACATCCGCCAGCTCGCCGCCAAGGCCTGGGCCGGCTACCAGCGCGAACGCGAGCGGGTGGCGCGCACCGTGGTGCTGAAACTGAAGACCTCCGACTTCCGCACGCTGACCCGCAGCCTCACGCCATCCACCCGACCGCTGTCCGCCGATGAACTGGGCGACATCGCCTGCGCCCTGCGCGAACGGGTCGAACGCCCGGCCGACAGCCGCTACCGGCTGGTCGGCGTGGGCCTGTCCGGCTTCGTCGACCGCGACAGCTACCAGGCCCAGTCCGACCTGTTTGCCTGA
- a CDS encoding RimK family alpha-L-glutamate ligase, with translation MSAATPTRRLAFATSAELPSIQSDDAELARRLEQRGVTPVSCVWNDPAIDWASFDAVLIRTIWDYYKHHADFIAWLDRLDRLGVDTFNDSRVLRWNSDKRYLLELAAQAVATIPTRLAAAGELPHVLASMPGQQVVIKPSISGGAWHTLRGRIGDAAFADEVARLPCGIDFLVQPFVPEIVSAGEWSLLYFGGEFSHAVIKRPAAGDYRVQSEYGGSVEAVRPDAAILAAAAAALAAVDTRNHGELAYARVDGVISAGRLLIMELELIEPFLFLAGQAHAAERLAQHLAQRLNPPPAAAQRH, from the coding sequence TTGTCCGCTGCCACCCCGACCCGGCGCCTGGCCTTCGCCACCTCGGCCGAGCTTCCATCGATCCAGTCTGATGACGCCGAACTCGCGCGCCGGCTGGAACAGCGCGGCGTCACGCCGGTGTCGTGCGTGTGGAACGATCCGGCGATCGACTGGGCGTCGTTCGACGCGGTGCTGATCCGCACCATCTGGGACTACTACAAGCACCACGCCGACTTCATCGCCTGGCTGGACCGGCTCGACCGGCTCGGCGTCGACACCTTCAACGACAGTCGCGTGCTGCGCTGGAACAGCGACAAGCGCTACCTGCTCGAGCTGGCGGCGCAAGCCGTGGCGACCATCCCGACCCGGCTCGCTGCTGCCGGCGAACTTCCGCACGTGCTGGCCTCGATGCCGGGGCAACAGGTGGTGATCAAGCCGAGCATCAGCGGCGGCGCCTGGCACACGCTGCGCGGCCGGATCGGCGATGCGGCGTTCGCCGACGAGGTGGCGCGACTGCCCTGCGGCATCGACTTCCTGGTGCAGCCGTTCGTGCCGGAGATCGTCAGCGCGGGCGAGTGGTCGCTGCTGTATTTCGGCGGCGAGTTCAGCCACGCGGTGATCAAGCGTCCGGCCGCCGGCGACTATCGGGTGCAGAGCGAATACGGCGGCAGCGTCGAGGCGGTCCGGCCCGACGCGGCCATCCTTGCCGCGGCCGCTGCGGCGCTGGCCGCCGTCGACACGCGGAACCACGGCGAGCTGGCCTACGCCCGCGTCGACGGGGTGATCAGCGCCGGACGGTTGCTGATCATGGAGCTGGAACTGATCGAGCCGTTCCTGTTCCTGGCCGGGCAGGCACACGCGGCCGAACGGCTGGCGCAGCACCTGGCGCAACGCCTGAACCCGCCGCCGGCGGCTGCGCAGCGGCACTGA
- a CDS encoding RNA polymerase sigma factor — translation MALRQDALYASYRRLERPLYNVLYRQLWQAEDCQDVIQDAYVRVWERRDKVDEATLDALVWTTALNLAKNRLRWRLPRRHAPLDEALLAPAADTQAPDFLAARQLHRALRKLPRSWQQVLLLSEFSGMRSTEIAAVLGIPAGTVASRKHLAMARLKTLMGAAADV, via the coding sequence GTGGCGCTGCGCCAGGACGCGCTGTACGCCAGCTATCGGCGGCTGGAGCGTCCGCTTTACAACGTGCTCTACCGCCAGCTGTGGCAGGCGGAGGATTGCCAGGACGTGATCCAGGACGCCTACGTGCGCGTGTGGGAGCGACGCGACAAGGTGGACGAAGCCACGCTCGACGCGCTGGTCTGGACCACCGCGCTCAACCTGGCGAAGAACCGCCTGCGCTGGCGCCTGCCGCGGCGCCATGCTCCGCTGGACGAGGCCTTGCTGGCACCGGCCGCCGACACGCAGGCGCCGGATTTCCTGGCCGCCAGGCAACTGCACCGGGCGTTGCGCAAGCTGCCCCGCAGTTGGCAACAGGTGCTGCTGCTGTCCGAATTCAGCGGCATGCGCAGCACCGAGATTGCCGCCGTGCTGGGCATCCCCGCCGGCACGGTGGCCTCGCGCAAGCACCTGGCCATGGCGCGTTTGAAGACCTTGATGGGAGCTGCTGCCGATGTCTGA
- a CDS encoding APC family permease, which translates to MLTEPANAYARRLNTWDAAMIVIGGVIGAGIFLTPATVARSTSSGAEVLVLWVIGGLLTLAGVLCYAELGARRPQAGGIYVYLREAFGLLPGFLFGWTMALINYPGSVAAVATMFADYLCTALGLPSQVYVKPVAVGAIVFIVGINLFGIRAGAWMQNIFTVLKLVAVTLLVVAGLVLAHGQSGPVLATDTLHPVSSWAFAGALLPVLFTYGGFHYLNDLAGEVRNPQRTLPRALGMGMVGVVVCYVLVNYAYLAGLGHAGLAASTAPAADLMRGLFGDAGATVIAVGIACSTFGYCSIAIAGGARVLQTMGADGVFFRAAGRVDARTRAPQIALALLGGWAAVLTYSGSFNQLLNYTTVGEWLGHVFGIGTLFWYRKHFIDQPAPYRVPFYPLLPLIFVITVFGVIVASAIHAPGDAGMSLLIIALGVPVYYGWQHWVRRHPVG; encoded by the coding sequence ATGCTGACCGAACCCGCCAATGCCTATGCCCGTCGCCTGAACACCTGGGACGCCGCGATGATCGTCATCGGCGGCGTGATCGGGGCAGGCATCTTCCTCACCCCGGCCACCGTGGCACGCAGCACCTCCTCCGGGGCGGAGGTGCTGGTGTTGTGGGTGATCGGCGGCCTGCTCACGCTGGCTGGCGTGCTGTGCTACGCCGAGCTGGGCGCGCGGCGCCCGCAGGCGGGCGGCATCTATGTCTACCTGCGGGAGGCGTTCGGCCTGCTGCCCGGCTTCCTGTTCGGCTGGACCATGGCGCTGATCAACTACCCCGGCAGCGTGGCCGCGGTGGCGACCATGTTTGCCGACTACCTGTGCACGGCGCTGGGCCTGCCCTCGCAGGTCTACGTGAAGCCGGTGGCGGTGGGCGCGATCGTGTTCATCGTCGGCATCAACCTGTTCGGCATCCGCGCCGGCGCGTGGATGCAGAACATCTTCACCGTGCTGAAGCTGGTCGCCGTCACGCTGCTGGTGGTCGCCGGCCTGGTGCTGGCCCATGGCCAGTCGGGGCCGGTGCTGGCGACGGACACGCTCCATCCGGTGTCGTCCTGGGCGTTTGCCGGCGCGCTGCTGCCGGTGCTGTTCACCTATGGCGGCTTCCACTATCTCAACGATCTCGCTGGTGAGGTGCGCAATCCGCAGCGCACCCTGCCGCGGGCACTGGGCATGGGCATGGTCGGCGTGGTGGTCTGCTACGTGCTGGTCAATTACGCCTACCTGGCCGGACTGGGCCATGCCGGGCTTGCCGCCAGCACGGCGCCGGCGGCCGACCTGATGCGCGGCCTGTTCGGCGACGCCGGGGCCACCGTGATCGCCGTGGGCATCGCCTGTTCCACCTTCGGCTATTGCAGCATCGCGATCGCCGGTGGCGCGCGGGTGCTGCAGACGATGGGCGCCGACGGCGTGTTCTTCCGTGCCGCCGGACGCGTCGACGCGCGCACCCGCGCGCCGCAGATCGCGCTGGCCCTGCTGGGCGGCTGGGCCGCCGTGCTCACCTATTCGGGCAGCTTCAACCAGTTGCTCAACTACACCACGGTGGGCGAGTGGCTCGGCCACGTGTTCGGCATCGGCACGCTGTTCTGGTATCGCAAGCACTTCATCGACCAGCCGGCGCCGTATCGGGTGCCGTTCTATCCGCTGCTGCCGCTGATCTTCGTGATCACCGTGTTCGGCGTGATCGTGGCCAGCGCGATCCATGCCCCGGGCGACGCCGGCATGAGCCTGCTGATCATCGCGCTGGGCGTGCCGGTGTATTACGGCTGGCAGCACTGGGTCCGCCGGCATCCCGTCGGGTAG
- a CDS encoding beta-agarase: protein MRWRGWLALCCLCGLQPGHAAAPALPDLAGAGARIGLDQVRRVGAVEHAADGVAQQRYAFQPAAHPSIVMTPAGDAWDWSDAGELHVRVQNAMPWAVTLDIEIDGAGSTRLQARVGVPAGPAQTLVVPLRATSPREQGMQVGPPMPFELRGRSILLATTVQGTLDRHRVRAIRLGIPGPQAVQTLLFGKLSVTAGEAMLHEAYAGIVDRYGQSTRGRWPEKIDSDAALRAAVTAAPESAKPAGVDAHGGRLDGQKLRKTGWFHAQRQTERWQLVTPEGHPFFSLGVNAVNVGDQRTRVEGREFMFTGLPPDRGAWAAFHGRGDSRRPGQAASSGIGHDHGRWFDFHAANLYRIDGAGWLSAWRTRTLDRLQAWGFNTIGNWSDPALGQAHRLPYTRSINIAGDYANVSSGYDYWGRMPDPFDPRFVAATEAAVAKASADVRDDPWLLGYFADNELAWAGIGPQGRWGLALGTLAGEAASPAKQGFIAMLRKQYATPRALAAAWGIPLDSWKALDATGYVAPAPDEAHPAIARDYSAWLSHYADAYFRIVAAAIRRHDPHHLFLGGRFAVYTPEAVAACAQYCDVVSFNAYADLPQHHIDMARMQALDKPVLISEFHFGSNDRGPFGAGVVPVGNEAQRGEAYAKYLAAAAANPQVVGVHWFEYTDQPVTGRLLDGENSHIGLVGITDIPFGGFVRAVRQANEQAQPSGGR, encoded by the coding sequence ATGAGATGGCGCGGCTGGCTCGCCCTGTGTTGCCTTTGCGGCCTGCAGCCTGGCCACGCCGCTGCACCGGCGCTGCCCGATCTGGCCGGTGCCGGTGCGCGGATCGGTCTCGACCAGGTGCGCCGTGTCGGCGCGGTGGAACACGCGGCTGACGGCGTGGCGCAGCAGCGCTATGCGTTCCAGCCGGCGGCGCATCCATCGATCGTGATGACGCCGGCGGGCGATGCGTGGGACTGGTCGGACGCGGGCGAGCTGCATGTGCGGGTGCAGAACGCGATGCCGTGGGCGGTGACGCTGGACATCGAGATCGATGGCGCCGGGTCGACGCGTCTGCAGGCGCGCGTGGGTGTGCCGGCCGGGCCGGCGCAGACGCTGGTGGTTCCGCTGCGCGCCACTTCGCCACGCGAACAGGGCATGCAGGTGGGGCCGCCGATGCCGTTCGAGTTGCGCGGCCGGTCGATCCTGCTGGCGACCACCGTGCAAGGCACGCTGGATCGACACCGCGTGCGCGCGATTCGCCTGGGCATCCCGGGGCCGCAGGCGGTGCAGACCCTGCTGTTCGGCAAGCTGTCCGTCACCGCGGGCGAGGCCATGCTGCACGAGGCCTATGCCGGCATCGTCGATCGCTACGGACAATCCACGCGCGGCCGCTGGCCGGAGAAGATCGATTCCGATGCCGCGCTGCGCGCGGCGGTCACGGCCGCTCCGGAGTCCGCGAAGCCCGCCGGCGTCGACGCTCATGGCGGACGTCTGGATGGCCAGAAGCTGCGCAAGACCGGCTGGTTCCACGCGCAAAGGCAGACGGAGCGCTGGCAACTGGTGACGCCCGAAGGCCACCCGTTCTTTTCGCTGGGCGTCAATGCGGTCAACGTCGGGGACCAGCGCACTCGTGTCGAGGGGCGCGAGTTCATGTTCACCGGGCTGCCCCCGGACCGTGGCGCATGGGCCGCGTTTCATGGGCGCGGCGACAGCCGGCGTCCGGGGCAGGCTGCCAGCAGCGGCATCGGCCATGACCACGGACGCTGGTTCGACTTCCACGCGGCCAACCTGTATCGCATCGATGGTGCGGGCTGGTTGTCCGCATGGCGCACGCGCACGCTGGATCGGTTGCAGGCATGGGGCTTCAATACCATCGGCAACTGGAGCGATCCCGCGTTGGGCCAGGCCCACCGGCTGCCGTATACGCGCTCGATCAACATCGCCGGTGACTACGCGAATGTTTCCAGTGGCTACGATTACTGGGGCCGCATGCCCGATCCGTTCGATCCCCGCTTCGTCGCCGCCACCGAGGCGGCGGTGGCGAAGGCCAGCGCCGACGTGCGCGACGATCCCTGGCTGCTCGGCTACTTCGCCGACAACGAGCTGGCCTGGGCCGGCATCGGACCGCAAGGTCGCTGGGGACTGGCGCTGGGCACCCTGGCGGGTGAGGCGGCAAGCCCGGCCAAGCAGGGCTTCATCGCGATGCTGCGCAAGCAGTACGCGACGCCGCGGGCGCTGGCCGCCGCGTGGGGCATTCCACTGGACTCGTGGAAAGCGCTGGACGCCACCGGCTACGTCGCGCCCGCACCGGACGAGGCGCATCCGGCGATTGCCCGCGACTACAGCGCGTGGTTGAGTCATTACGCCGACGCCTACTTCCGCATCGTGGCCGCAGCGATCCGCCGCCACGATCCGCACCATCTGTTCCTCGGCGGCCGTTTCGCGGTGTACACGCCCGAAGCCGTCGCGGCCTGCGCGCAGTATTGCGACGTGGTCAGCTTCAACGCCTACGCCGACCTGCCGCAGCACCACATCGACATGGCCCGGATGCAGGCGCTGGACAAGCCGGTGCTGATCAGCGAATTCCACTTCGGCTCGAACGATCGTGGCCCGTTTGGCGCAGGCGTGGTGCCGGTAGGGAACGAGGCGCAGCGCGGCGAAGCCTATGCGAAGTACCTCGCGGCCGCCGCGGCGAATCCGCAGGTCGTCGGCGTGCACTGGTTCGAATACACCGACCAGCCGGTGACCGGCCGCCTGCTTGATGGCGAGAACAGCCACATCGGGCTGGTGGGCATCACCGACATTCCGTTTGGCGGCTTTGTACGGGCCGTGCGCCAGGCCAATGAACAGGCGCAGCCATCAGGCGGGCGTTGA
- the lexA gene encoding transcriptional repressor LexA, protein MSLHLTSRQSNILEFIRARVARDGQAPTLEEIGQAMGLPHVSAVLKHVRSLEAKGRLAIEPNRSRGIRLVDAPDALDADTLELPLVGRIAAGEPLFSESRIERSLRVSRWLFRLTPDYLVRVVGDSMRDEGILDGDLVGVHATPVARHGQVVAARVGGDRFTIKRLYWQGEVIRLLPNSPGYQPIDPDPSEDFAIEGLFAGLLRGG, encoded by the coding sequence ATGAGCCTGCACCTGACCAGCCGCCAGTCCAACATCCTCGAATTCATCCGGGCCCGCGTGGCGCGGGATGGCCAGGCGCCCACGCTGGAGGAGATCGGCCAGGCGATGGGCCTGCCCCATGTCAGCGCGGTGCTCAAGCACGTGCGTTCGCTGGAGGCCAAGGGGCGGCTGGCGATCGAGCCGAACCGTTCGCGCGGCATCCGCCTGGTGGACGCGCCCGACGCGCTGGATGCGGACACCCTGGAGCTGCCGCTGGTCGGCCGCATCGCCGCCGGCGAGCCGCTGTTTTCCGAGTCGCGGATCGAGCGCAGCCTGCGCGTGTCGCGCTGGCTGTTCCGGCTCACGCCGGATTACCTGGTGCGGGTGGTCGGCGATTCGATGCGCGACGAGGGCATCCTCGACGGGGACCTGGTCGGCGTGCACGCCACGCCGGTGGCCCGGCACGGCCAGGTGGTGGCGGCGCGCGTCGGCGGCGACCGCTTCACGATCAAGCGGCTGTACTGGCAGGGCGAGGTGATCCGGCTGCTGCCGAACAGTCCCGGTTACCAGCCGATCGACCCCGACCCCAGCGAGGATTTCGCCATCGAAGGCCTGTTCGCCGGTCTGCTGAGGGGCGGCTGA
- the imuA gene encoding translesion DNA synthesis-associated protein ImuA — protein MAAVMPLSNLLDARRVWRGRAEPPPAGEQPTGWAALDAVLPSGGWPAAALSEILLPLDGVGELQLVLPTLARLSQGARPVVLVAPPYLPCVAGWRQHGVDMRRIEIVTAAETDVLWATEQCLRSGSCAAVLAWPRQADDRALRRLQVAADGGRALAFAFRDRQHLSNASPAALRLELEARPQARVWVRKCRGGAVPAQPVALPRALH, from the coding sequence ATGGCGGCCGTGATGCCCTTGTCGAACCTGCTCGATGCGCGCCGGGTCTGGCGCGGCCGGGCCGAACCGCCGCCCGCCGGCGAGCAGCCCACCGGCTGGGCCGCGCTGGATGCGGTACTGCCCAGCGGCGGCTGGCCGGCGGCGGCGCTGTCGGAAATCCTGCTGCCGCTGGATGGCGTGGGCGAACTGCAACTGGTGCTGCCCACGCTGGCGCGCCTCAGCCAGGGCGCGCGGCCGGTGGTGCTGGTGGCGCCGCCGTATCTGCCCTGCGTGGCCGGTTGGCGCCAGCACGGCGTGGACATGCGCCGGATCGAGATCGTCACGGCGGCCGAGACCGACGTGTTGTGGGCGACGGAGCAATGCCTGCGCTCGGGCAGTTGCGCCGCGGTGCTGGCGTGGCCGCGGCAGGCCGACGATCGCGCGTTGCGCCGTCTGCAGGTGGCCGCCGACGGCGGCCGCGCGCTGGCGTTCGCGTTCCGCGATCGCCAGCATCTCTCCAATGCCTCGCCGGCGGCGTTGCGGCTGGAGCTGGAGGCGCGGCCGCAGGCGCGGGTATGGGTGCGCAAATGCCGTGGCGGCGCGGTGCCCGCCCAGCCGGTGGCGCTGCCGCGCGCCCTGCATTGA